The Apis mellifera strain DH4 linkage group LG13, Amel_HAv3.1, whole genome shotgun sequence genome includes a region encoding these proteins:
- the LOC100576508 gene encoding uronyl 2-sulfotransferase, with translation MRFNRGLVTSVAACLTVFFVILNLKSTIETVNNPGINIKEPYVGEQNIHKDQTYRYVTPSLAELAARGALPKMNKHILMLTRVPDAGAELFVLLLQRLQGYNAFKHIRLPPGDHGLLSTLQEELLVEEITNIIRQEAIPLSFDGDVRFLNFSKFGRESPSFISLVRNPIGVQNFLRYHERRRNMVENRAIPIFCGQDPRCSEINNKWALQRAKANVVEWYPVVGILEYMEQSIDILEYKFPYFFRGAKHSYKKIQSKNRHFPDPTFMLNSQEGYNILSKLFEDEIEFYQWLKLRLLNETSRRKR, from the exons ATGCGGTTTAATCGCGGCTTGGTAACCAGTGTCGCTGCTTGCTTGACAGTTTTCTtcgtcattttaaatttaaagtcgACCATAGAGACCGTAAACAATCCggggataaatataaaagagccTTACGTTGGGGAACAAAATATCCACAAGGATCag ACGTATCGATATGTTACCCCCTCTCTCGCGGAATTAGCTGCCCGTGGAGCTTTGCCGAAGATGaacaaacatattttaatgttgACCCGCGTACCCGACGCAGGGGCCGAACTGTTCGTCCTGTTGCTGCAACGTTTGCAGGGCTACAATGCATTTAAGCACATACGATTGCCGCCTGGCGATCACGGCCTTCTGTCAACTCTGCAAgag GAACTTTTGGTAGAAGAAATTACCAACATCATAAGGCAGGAAGCGATTCCTTTAAGTTTCGACGGAGATGTCagattcttgaatttttccaAGTTCGGCCGAGAGTCTCCATCGTTTATTTCTTTAGTAAGGAATCCTATAGGAGTGCAAAATTTTCTGag ATATCACGAGAGACGAAGAAATATGGTGGAAAATAGAGCCATACCCATATTTTGCGGCCAAGATCCTCGATGCTC agaaataaataacaagtGGGCGTTGCAACGGGCCAAAGCGAATGTCGTTGAATGGTATCCCGTTGTCGGGATATTGGAGTACATGGAACAATCGATAGACATACTGGAATAcaaatttccatatttctttCGAGGTGCTAAGCatagttacaaaaaaattc AATCAAAAAATAGACACTTTCCCGATCCcacatttatgttaaattcgCAAGAAGGGTATAACATTTTGTCGAAACTCTTCGAGGATGAAATAGAGTTTTATCAATGGTTGAAACTTCGACTTTTGAACGAAACGTCGAGGAGGAAACGGTGA